The Actinocorallia herbida DNA window ATCGGCTGGGCCGCGGTCACCGGGTCGCTCGCGGCCACCCCGTTCATCCTGTTCGGCGTCGTCTTCCTGTGGACCCCGCCGCACACCTGGACGCTGGCGATGCGCTACAAGGAGGACTACGCGCTGGCGGGCGTGCCGATGCTCCCGGTCGTCGCCACCCCCAAGCGCGTGGTCACCGAGTGCGTGATCTACACCTGGGCGACGGTGGCCTGCTCGCTGGCCCTGTGGCCCGCGGCCGACCTCACCCCGGTCTACGGCGTCGTGGCGCTCGTGCTCGGCGCGATCTTCATCATCGAGGCGCACCGGCTGCTGATCCGGGTGAACCGGGGCCTCACCGGCGCGCTGCTGCGGCCGATGCGGTTCTTCCACCTGTCGAACACCTACCTCGCGCTGCTGTTCACCGCCGTCGCGATCGACTTCCTCTTCCAGTGACCCGCAGGTCTGCCCGGGGTTCCGCCCCTTAACGGGCAGGCCGACGGTCGACTACTCTCGCGACATGACGACGCTCGATCCCCAGGCGATCCTGGACGGCCGGACCCCCGGCCGTCCTTCGCTGAAATTGATCGTCGGGATGGTCGTCACCTCGACCTGCGCCCTGGCCACCCTCGCGGTCTTCGCCTTCCTCGGTGATGGAGGCACCTTCTTCGTCGGGCTCGCGCTGGCCCTGCTGCCGGTGCCGATCCTGCTGTCGGCGGTCCTGCTGCTCGACAGGCTGGAGCCCGAACCCGTCAGGGACCTGGTGTTCGCGTTCCTGTGGGGCGCGGGCGTGGCCGTCGTCGGGGCGCTGATCCTCAACACCCTGGGCTACAAGTATGTCACCGCGCCGTTCTTCGGCGACGACAAGGGCCTGGTGTGGACCGCGACGGTGGGCGCTCCGGTCATCGAGGAGTCGTTGAAGGGCGCGGTCCTGTTCGTGCTGCTGTGGTTCCGGCGCAACGAGATCGATGGGATCACCGACGGGATCGTCTACGCCGCGATGGTCGCGCTCGGCTTCGCGATGATGGAGAACATCTCCTACTACATGCAGGCCATCGACGCCGGGGGCCAGGGCCGTCTGGAGGCCGTGTTCATCCTCCGGGGGCTGATCTCCCCCCTCGGCCACCCCCTGTTCACCGCGATGACGGGCCTGGGCGTGGCGTGGGCGGCCAACCACCGGCGCGGGCGGATCCCGGCCGTCATGGCGGGGCTGGCGGGAGCGATCCTGCTGCACGCGCTGTGGAACGGCGCGGCGGCCTACGGGGTCAGGGGCCTCGCGGTCGTGTACGTGCTGGACTTCTGCCTGCTGCTGGTACTGCTGACACTGGTCTTCTTCGAACGCCGCGCGCTGGTGCACCAGATCGGCAGGCACCTGCCCGCCTACGTCCCGACCGGCCTGGTCTCACCACAGGACATCGTCATGCTCGGCCACATCCAGCGCCGCCGCGACGCCCGCCGCTGGGCCAGAAAAGTCGGCGGCAAAGGCGCAGCCCGCGCCATGTCGGACTACCAACTGGGCGCCACCGAACTCGTCCTGCTCCACAAACGCCTGGACGCCGGAGTCATCGAAACCGACTTCTTCACCACCCGCCGCACCCAACTGCTCAACCTCATGGCCGTCGCCCGCCAAGCACTACTCCTCAGCAGACCCGGCCGGCAACCCGTCACCCCACCCTGGGGACCATCAGGTCTGGCAGGGCCGCCGCCGCAGCCTCCGCGGCAGCGGCCCTAGCGGCGCGGATCAGCCCGCGACGGGCGCGGCCGGCACCTCGGCCCGCACCCGCTGGCTGAACAGGACGTGCAGGGCGGCGATCCACAGGATCGCGGAGCCGAACAGATGGACGCCGACCAGGGCGGTCTGGACGTCGACGGCGGTGGTCGACAGGTCGGTGTTCCCGTCGAAGCTCTCCAGCAGGAAGAACTGGGCGTAGCCGATCACGCCCTGCAGCAGCACCGCGCCGAGGAAGAGATGGACGGCCCTGCGGGTGCGCGCCGGAGCCCCGGTCCTGGCCATCAGCACCAGCAGCACGACGGCCAGCACGACCGTCGCCCAGGCCAGGAACGAGTGGATCCGGGTGATGTCGTGCAGGTGCATGAAGGTGAGGCGGTCGGCCGCGGAGTCGCCCGCGTGCGGCCCGGTGCCGGTGACGAGGGTGCCGACGATCAGCACGGCCACCACGGTCGCGGTCAGCAGCCGGGTCGCCCCCCTGACGGGCGGCGCGACGAGGACGCGGACGGGGCCGTCGCCCTCGCCGACCCGGACGTACAGCAGGAACGCGGCGAAGATCAGGGCCGAGGAGCACAGGTAGTGGATGGAGACCGTCGACGGGTTCAGCTTCGTGAGCACGGTGATGCCGCCGATCCCGGCCTGGAGCAGCACCCCGAGCGGCTGGAGCAGGGCCAGTACGACGAGCTCGCGGCGCTGCGGGCGCAGCCGCCGGGCCGCGACGAAGACGGAGACCGCGACCGCGAGCACCAGGAAGGTGAGCATCCGGTTGCCGAACTCGATGAGCATGTTGAACAGCGAGTGCGAGGGGTGCGCGGAGGGCACGAGGCTCTCTCCGGTGCACTTCGGCCAGGTCGGGCAGCCGAGGCCGGAGGAGGTGAGCCGGACCACCCCGCCGGTGAGGATGATCCCGGCGTTCACCACGACGGCCGCGAGCGCCAGCAGGCGCAGCGATGCGGTGGAGGGGTTCCAGACCGCGTCGCGCGCCCTGGCCAGCGGATTCTTGCTCTTGTCAACGGTCGTCACAGCCACGGCCTCATCGTAGGACGGCCTCCGCAGTGGCCCGACCCGGGTCAGGTTCTGGCGTTCCGGGTCGCTCCGGCGCAGGCCAGCATGACCGCGAGGATCGCCGCCCACTGGACCGGCGACAGGTGCTCGCCGAGCAGCAGCACCCCGACGAGCGCGGCGACGGCGGGCTCCAGGCTCATGAGGATGCCGAAGACGCCCTGGGGGATGCGCCGCAGCGCCTCGAGCTCCAGCGTGTAGGGCACCACGGACGACAGCAGCCCGACCCCGACGCCCAGCGCGACCAGTTCGGGGGTGAGCACCGACCAGCCGGCGTCGGCCAGGGCGGCCATCCCGGGCGGGAGGACGAGGACCGTCGCCACCACACTGGCCAGCGCGAGGCCCGTGGCGCCCGGAAGGCGCCGTCCCGCGGCCGCCGCGGCGAAGATGTACAGGGCCCAGCCGAGGCCCGCCAGCAGCGCCCACAGGACGCCGGGCACGTTGACGTCGCCGCCGTCCCTGGCGAGGGCGACGACCCCGCCGAAGGCCAGCGCGGCCCACAGCAGGTCCAGCGGCCGCCGCGACGCCAGGACCGCCACGCACAGCGGCCCGAGGAACTCGATGGTCACCGCGATGCCGAGCGGGATGTGCTGGAGCGACTGGTAGATCGAGAAGTTCATCAGCGCGAGTGACCCGCCGAGCGCGGCCGCCGCGCCCAGGTCCCGCCGGGACGCCCCGCGCAGCACCCGCCACAGCCGCTTGCGCACCATGAACCCGACCACGACCGCCGAGGTCACCAGCCGCAGCACCACGATCCACGACGGCGGCAGCCGGTCGAACATCCCCTTGGCCAGGCCCGCCCCGAGCTGCACCGACAGGATCCCGAACAGCACGAGGACCGACGGCGGCACGGACCCGAGCCCGGGAATCCCCCCGGCCCTGGCCTCGTCGGCCTGCGCCGCGCTCACTCCCAACGGAAGAAGCGGGCGGCGAGCGCGAGGCCGGCGACCGCCCAGCCGGCGAGGATCAGCAGCTGGGCGCCAGGCAGGGCGGTGCCGTCGGCGAGGATCGCGCGCAGGGCGCCGGACAGCGCCGAGATCGGCAGCAGCTCCAGCACGGAGGCGAAGCCCGCGGGGAACTTGTCCAGCGGGAAGACCACGCCGCCGAGAACGAGCAGCAGCAGGTAGACGAGGTTGGCCGCGGCGAGGGTGGCCTCGGCCCGCAGGGTCCCGGCCATGAGCAGGCCGAACCCGCTGAACGCCGCGGTGCCCAGCAGGACGGCCAGGACCGCCGCGGCGGGGTTGCCCGCGGGGCTCCAGCCGAGCGCCAGCGCCACCGCGATGATCACGACGGCCTGGATCAGCTCGACCAGCACGACCGTCAGCGTCTTGGCGAGGATCAGCCCGGAACGCGGCAGCGGCGTCGCGCCGAGCCGCTTGAGCACCCCGTACCGGCGCTCGAAGCCCGTCCCGATCGCCTGCCCGGTGAACGCCGTCGACATGACGGCCAGGGCCAGCACGCCGGGCGTGAGGAAGTCCACCCGCTCGCCCTCCCCGAGGTCGAGCAGCGAAGTGAGGCTGAACACCACGAGCAGCAGCACCGGAATGATCAGCGTCAGCAGCAGCTGCTCGCCGTTCCGCAGCACCGCCTTCAACTCGTACGCGGCCTGCGCCCCCACCATCCGGGGCAACGACGCGGCCACCGGCCGAGGACTGAAATCCAGAACGGTCATCCGCGAAGCTCCCTGCCGGTCAGTTCCAGGAAGACGTCTTCCAGGGTGCGGCGTTCGATCCGCAGGTCTTCGGCGAGGACGCCGTGGGAGGCGCACCAGGCGGTGACGGTGGCCAGGAGTTCGGGGCCGACCTCGCCCTCGATGAGGTAGTGGCCGGCGGGGGACTCCTTGGCGGCGCTGCCCGCGGGGAGCGCGTTGAGCAGTTCGTCGAGGCCGAGTCCGGCGCGGGCGCGGAACCTGAGCTGGTGCTCGGCGCCGGTCAGCGCGGCGGGCGCGCCCTCGGCGACGACCCTGCCCCGGTCGATGATGACGATCTGGTCGGACAGCTGCTCGGCCTCGTCCATGAAGTGGGTGGTGAGCAGCACCGAGACCCCGGCGGCGCGCAGGTCGGCGATGAGCTCCCAGGTGGCGCGGCGCGCCTGAGGGTCGAGGCCCGCGGTCGGCTCGTCGAGGAACACCAGCTCGGGCCTGCCGACGATCGCCGCGGCCAGCGAAAGCCGCTGCTGCTGGCCGCCGGACAGCCGCCGGTAGGGCGTGCGGGCGTGCTCGGTGAGGCCGAGCCGGTCCATCAGCGCGGCGGGATCGAGCGGGTGGGTGTGGAAGGAGGCCATGAGGCGCAGGAACTCCCCGGCCTTGGCCGTGCCCGGCACCCCGCCCGTCTGCGGCATCACCCCGACCCGGGCGCGCAGCGCCCGGTCGCCGGGCTCGAGGCCGAGGACGCGGACGGTCCCGCCGTCGTGCGCCCGGTACCCCTCGCAGATCTCCAAGGTGCTCGTCTTGCCCGCCCCGTTGGGTCCGAGCAGCGCGGTCACCTCACCGCGGCGGGCCGTGAACGACAGGTCCGCCACCGCGGTGGCCCGCCCATAGCGCTTGACCAGGCCGGTGATCTCCAGTGCGGGGGGTGCTGCCATGCAGGGAAGTCTAGATGCGGGCTTTGCGGGCTCCGGCACGGGCCACGGGTAAAGAAGAACGTCGGAGGGGTGCTGGACACGGCCAATTCCGCGGTGGGGGCGGTTCCGGGGGACGTCCGGTCTGGCACGGTCGGAGTATGGGGGCTGAACTGAGGAAGCTGCGGGGGCGGATCCGGTCGATCAGCGCGACCGCGAAGATCACTCGCGCGCAGGAGCTGATCGCGGCGTCGCGCATCTCGCGGGCGCAGGCCCGGCAGGCGGCGTCACGGCCCTACGCGAGACAGATCACACGGGCGGTCAGCGCGCTGCTGACGCACAACGTGACCGAGGACCACGCGCTGCTGAACCGCGCGCCGGACACCTCCCGGGTCGCGATCCTCATGATCACCGGGGACCGGGGGTTCTGCGGCGCCTACAACGCCAACGTCCTGCGGCACGGCAACGCCCTGGAGAAGCTGCTGCGCGGCCAGGGCAAGGAGGTCGTGTTCTACCTCTGCGGCACCAAGGGCGTCGACAACTTCCGGTACAACCACCGGCCGATCGAGAAGTC harbors:
- a CDS encoding ABC transporter ATP-binding protein, which produces MAAPPALEITGLVKRYGRATAVADLSFTARRGEVTALLGPNGAGKTSTLEICEGYRAHDGGTVRVLGLEPGDRALRARVGVMPQTGGVPGTAKAGEFLRLMASFHTHPLDPAALMDRLGLTEHARTPYRRLSGGQQQRLSLAAAIVGRPELVFLDEPTAGLDPQARRATWELIADLRAAGVSVLLTTHFMDEAEQLSDQIVIIDRGRVVAEGAPAALTGAEHQLRFRARAGLGLDELLNALPAGSAAKESPAGHYLIEGEVGPELLATVTAWCASHGVLAEDLRIERRTLEDVFLELTGRELRG
- a CDS encoding ABC transporter permease, producing the protein MTVLDFSPRPVAASLPRMVGAQAAYELKAVLRNGEQLLLTLIIPVLLLVVFSLTSLLDLGEGERVDFLTPGVLALAVMSTAFTGQAIGTGFERRYGVLKRLGATPLPRSGLILAKTLTVVLVELIQAVVIIAVALALGWSPAGNPAAAVLAVLLGTAAFSGFGLLMAGTLRAEATLAAANLVYLLLLVLGGVVFPLDKFPAGFASVLELLPISALSGALRAILADGTALPGAQLLILAGWAVAGLALAARFFRWE
- a CDS encoding EamA family transporter, with product MSAAQADEARAGGIPGLGSVPPSVLVLFGILSVQLGAGLAKGMFDRLPPSWIVVLRLVTSAVVVGFMVRKRLWRVLRGASRRDLGAAAALGGSLALMNFSIYQSLQHIPLGIAVTIEFLGPLCVAVLASRRPLDLLWAALAFGGVVALARDGGDVNVPGVLWALLAGLGWALYIFAAAAAGRRLPGATGLALASVVATVLVLPPGMAALADAGWSVLTPELVALGVGVGLLSSVVPYTLELEALRRIPQGVFGILMSLEPAVAALVGVLLLGEHLSPVQWAAILAVMLACAGATRNART
- a CDS encoding COX15/CtaA family protein encodes the protein MAVTTVDKSKNPLARARDAVWNPSTASLRLLALAAVVVNAGIILTGGVVRLTSSGLGCPTWPKCTGESLVPSAHPSHSLFNMLIEFGNRMLTFLVLAVAVSVFVAARRLRPQRRELVVLALLQPLGVLLQAGIGGITVLTKLNPSTVSIHYLCSSALIFAAFLLYVRVGEGDGPVRVLVAPPVRGATRLLTATVVAVLIVGTLVTGTGPHAGDSAADRLTFMHLHDITRIHSFLAWATVVLAVVLLVLMARTGAPARTRRAVHLFLGAVLLQGVIGYAQFFLLESFDGNTDLSTTAVDVQTALVGVHLFGSAILWIAALHVLFSQRVRAEVPAAPVAG
- a CDS encoding PrsW family intramembrane metalloprotease, producing the protein MTTLDPQAILDGRTPGRPSLKLIVGMVVTSTCALATLAVFAFLGDGGTFFVGLALALLPVPILLSAVLLLDRLEPEPVRDLVFAFLWGAGVAVVGALILNTLGYKYVTAPFFGDDKGLVWTATVGAPVIEESLKGAVLFVLLWFRRNEIDGITDGIVYAAMVALGFAMMENISYYMQAIDAGGQGRLEAVFILRGLISPLGHPLFTAMTGLGVAWAANHRRGRIPAVMAGLAGAILLHALWNGAAAYGVRGLAVVYVLDFCLLLVLLTLVFFERRALVHQIGRHLPAYVPTGLVSPQDIVMLGHIQRRRDARRWARKVGGKGAARAMSDYQLGATELVLLHKRLDAGVIETDFFTTRRTQLLNLMAVARQALLLSRPGRQPVTPPWGPSGLAGPPPQPPRQRP